The following proteins come from a genomic window of Nitrospinaceae bacterium:
- a CDS encoding DMT family transporter, producing the protein MNYLETLGPVPLSFFAAITYAAAQMFYREPLKQLGSSRTVIIVNTMMFSGGVIAYAFTEGGVRWEPAGVFWFVLVGLFGPFASRHIQYSAIPRIGVSRYQVLLQTVPIWSALIAIIFVGEALGPFTALGTVFIIAGSIFLVKEHHTESRGVSLIYLAFPLMAACLLGATPTFRKFGFIHIPSSSLGMAIGLGAGLLFSLISFFLFPSKKESGRWEWRPSLLVISGGAINAISAVAYWRAIQVGDVVEVIPITRLSLLFVLLFSWIIFRRQERITGRVLIGAALALIGALAITAVK; encoded by the coding sequence ATGAACTATCTCGAGACGTTAGGTCCGGTTCCGCTATCTTTTTTTGCGGCAATCACTTATGCCGCCGCTCAGATGTTTTACCGCGAGCCTTTAAAGCAGCTTGGCTCATCCCGAACTGTGATCATAGTCAATACAATGATGTTCTCGGGTGGCGTCATTGCCTATGCCTTCACCGAGGGCGGCGTGCGTTGGGAGCCAGCTGGCGTCTTCTGGTTCGTCCTGGTGGGTCTGTTCGGGCCTTTTGCCTCACGCCATATTCAGTACAGTGCGATTCCTCGAATTGGTGTTTCCAGGTACCAGGTTCTTCTCCAGACGGTGCCGATCTGGTCGGCGCTGATCGCGATCATCTTTGTAGGTGAGGCCCTGGGCCCATTTACCGCGCTGGGTACGGTCTTTATCATCGCGGGCTCCATCTTTTTGGTGAAGGAGCATCATACGGAATCCCGAGGGGTTTCCCTTATCTATCTGGCATTTCCGCTGATGGCCGCTTGTCTTCTCGGCGCCACGCCAACCTTTCGGAAATTCGGTTTCATCCATATCCCCTCGTCATCCTTGGGAATGGCTATCGGGCTGGGAGCCGGTCTGTTATTCAGCCTGATTAGTTTTTTTCTTTTTCCCAGCAAAAAAGAGAGTGGGCGTTGGGAGTGGCGCCCTTCGTTGTTGGTGATAAGCGGCGGGGCAATCAACGCGATCTCGGCGGTTGCATATTGGCGAGCGATTCAGGTTGGGGATGTCGTGGAGGTCATTCCGATAACCCGGCTCTCTCTTTTATTCGTCCTATTGTTCTCGTGGATAATTTTTCGAAGACAGGAGCGGATTACGGGAAGGGTGTTGATCGGTGCCGCCCTGGCGCTTATCGGAGCGCTGGCGATTACGGCAGTGAAATAA